From a region of the Radiobacillus kanasensis genome:
- a CDS encoding RNA-binding S4 domain-containing protein, whose amino-acid sequence MRLDKFLKNSRLIKRRTLAKEVADQGRITINGNPAKAASNVSVGDELRIQFGQKLVTVQVESLKEIVRKEEATTLYSIKKEEPVSQD is encoded by the coding sequence ATGAGACTGGACAAGTTTTTAAAGAATTCTAGGTTAATTAAGCGAAGAACATTGGCGAAAGAGGTAGCCGATCAAGGACGAATTACGATAAATGGAAATCCAGCGAAGGCTGCTTCCAATGTTAGCGTAGGAGATGAACTAAGGATCCAATTCGGACAAAAACTTGTAACGGTTCAAGTAGAGTCCTTGAAAGAAATTGTCCGCAAAGAAGAAGCAACCACTTTATATTCGATTAAAAAGGAAGAACCGGTTTCGCAAGATTAA
- the glcT gene encoding glucose PTS transporter transcription antiterminator GlcT, which translates to MVEHVRIEKVLNNNVLIAEHPTYKEVVLIGKGIGFNRKQGETVSFDKADKTFLLKGENEKEQYMNLLPHLEQELIDFMNDVLVYIEDRMGQELNEHIHIALTDHIAFAINRAKKEIYFSNPFLFEIESLYAKEYQVAREVVEMVQKQMGIALPEGEIGFIALHIHSAVTDKALRDINKHNKLISRFVEIIEDELDIKMDRSQVDYNRLIQHLHRAIDRVHHGESLGKENRLAELLKNEYPVCYNLAWKLIKVMQKQLNKPVDESEVLYLTIHLQRLSNKS; encoded by the coding sequence ATGGTTGAACATGTACGTATTGAAAAAGTATTAAATAATAATGTACTAATAGCGGAGCATCCAACCTATAAAGAGGTCGTCTTAATAGGGAAAGGGATAGGCTTTAATCGGAAGCAAGGGGAAACGGTTTCATTCGATAAGGCGGATAAAACGTTCTTACTAAAAGGGGAAAATGAAAAGGAACAATACATGAACCTTCTCCCCCATTTAGAGCAAGAACTAATTGATTTTATGAATGATGTCTTAGTGTACATTGAGGATCGAATGGGACAGGAGTTAAATGAACACATTCATATTGCCCTCACTGATCACATTGCGTTTGCTATTAATCGCGCGAAGAAAGAGATTTATTTCTCTAACCCTTTTTTATTTGAAATTGAATCTCTTTATGCAAAGGAATATCAAGTAGCACGTGAAGTAGTAGAAATGGTGCAAAAGCAAATGGGAATCGCGTTGCCAGAAGGGGAAATAGGCTTCATTGCGCTCCATATTCATAGTGCGGTTACGGATAAAGCATTAAGAGATATTAATAAGCATAATAAGTTAATTTCCCGTTTCGTTGAAATTATTGAGGATGAATTAGACATTAAGATGGACCGTAGCCAGGTTGATTATAACCGTCTTATTCAACATTTGCACCGTGCGATAGATCGGGTTCACCATGGCGAATCATTAGGAAAAGAAAACCGATTAGCGGAATTGTTGAAAAATGAATATCCGGTATGCTATAATCTTGCTTGGAAGTTGATAAAAGTGATGCAGAAACAATTAAATAAACCTGTAGATGAATCTGAAGTATTGTACTTAACGATTCACTTACAACGATTATCCAATAAATCTTAA
- the yabP gene encoding sporulation protein YabP, with translation MNYYENNQSVRAQVEHHVRMSNRRTLDISGVKEVDSFDNEEFLLQTVMGFLIVRGENLQMKNLDLEEGNVSIKGKIYELSYLEEQHGEKAKGLFSKLFK, from the coding sequence ATGAACTATTATGAAAACAATCAATCCGTACGGGCGCAGGTAGAACATCACGTTAGAATGAGCAATAGAAGAACCCTTGATATTTCTGGTGTAAAGGAAGTCGACAGTTTTGACAATGAAGAGTTCTTGTTACAAACGGTTATGGGGTTTTTAATTGTTCGTGGTGAAAATCTTCAAATGAAAAATCTCGATTTGGAAGAAGGGAATGTGTCCATTAAAGGAAAGATTTACGAGCTTTCTTACTTAGAAGAGCAACATGGGGAGAAAGCTAAAGGACTCTTTAGCAAGCTGTTTAAATGA
- a CDS encoding IS110 family RNA-guided transposase: protein MDVIIENACGMDVHKDTITACAITTEGKEIETFSTKTIYLIELVDWVKKHKCTHVAMESTSVYWKPIVNLLEAEDIEYLVVNAQHIKAVPGRKTEVKDAEWIAKLLRHGLLKASFIPDRNQRELRELVRYRRSIIEERARQYNRIQKVLEGANIKLGSVVSDIMGVSARDMLRSISEGNDDLEELTTFARGVMKKKKDELKLALQGYVQEHQRFMIKTILDHIDFLTDQIDKLDKEIAKRMEDSQEDIDRLDSIPGIGRKMAEQMLAELGTNIKEQFPTAPQMCSWAGLVPGNNQSAGKRKSSKTLNGNKYLKSALIEAAHSVRGSKNYLGALYRRTASRKGKKRAGIVVAHAILRISYYLLTRKEMYVDLGEDYFDKQRQQSVVRHSLRRLESLGYTVTIVEPKVS from the coding sequence ATGGATGTAATCATTGAGAATGCTTGTGGTATGGATGTCCACAAGGATACCATTACCGCTTGTGCCATTACAACAGAAGGAAAGGAGATTGAAACTTTTTCAACTAAAACCATATATCTAATTGAGTTGGTGGACTGGGTGAAGAAACATAAGTGTACCCATGTGGCAATGGAAAGTACAAGTGTCTACTGGAAACCTATTGTCAATCTACTAGAAGCAGAAGATATTGAATATCTAGTTGTGAATGCTCAACACATTAAGGCTGTCCCCGGGCGTAAAACGGAGGTGAAAGATGCCGAATGGATAGCCAAATTACTTCGTCACGGTTTACTTAAAGCTAGTTTTATTCCTGATCGAAACCAGCGAGAATTACGTGAACTTGTTCGTTATCGTCGAAGTATTATTGAAGAGCGTGCCAGACAATATAATCGGATTCAAAAAGTGTTAGAAGGAGCTAATATCAAACTTGGTTCTGTTGTTTCTGACATTATGGGAGTTTCTGCTCGTGATATGCTTCGATCCATATCCGAAGGAAATGATGATCTCGAAGAGTTAACAACCTTTGCGAGAGGAGTAATGAAGAAGAAAAAGGATGAATTGAAACTCGCACTTCAAGGGTATGTTCAAGAACACCAACGGTTCATGATAAAAACGATTCTAGATCATATCGATTTCCTGACGGATCAAATCGATAAACTAGATAAAGAGATAGCGAAAAGGATGGAAGACTCTCAAGAAGATATAGACCGTTTAGATTCCATTCCTGGTATTGGGAGAAAAATGGCGGAACAAATGCTTGCAGAGCTTGGTACAAATATAAAGGAGCAATTTCCTACTGCACCTCAAATGTGTTCATGGGCTGGATTAGTTCCTGGAAATAACCAAAGTGCTGGAAAACGTAAATCATCTAAAACGTTGAATGGAAACAAGTATCTTAAATCAGCACTGATTGAAGCAGCTCATTCTGTTCGAGGATCCAAAAACTACCTTGGTGCACTTTACCGGCGAACAGCTTCACGTAAAGGTAAAAAGCGTGCAGGAATCGTTGTAGCTCATGCGATATTACGAATCTCCTATTATCTCTTAACACGAAAAGAAATGTATGTAGATTTAGGAGAAGATTACTTCGACAAACAAAGACAACAATCCGTTGTTAGGCATTCACTACGAAGATTAGAGAGTTTAGGTTACACAGTGACAATTGTGGAACCAAAAGTGTCTTAA
- the ptsG gene encoding glucose-specific PTS transporter subunit IIBC — protein sequence MFKNAFGTLQKVGKALMLPVALLPAAGILLAFGTSFAQEQWIDKFPWFGNPVVLKVLEVMAAAGGVVFDNLPLLFAVGVAIGLAGGDGVAGLAAIIGYLIMNKTMGVFGGVTAEMTDNPAYAAVLGIPTLQTGVFGGIIVGVLASYMYRRFFNIELPQFLGFFAGKRFVPIITAFSSVFLGILMYWIWPFAQEGLNNLSHLMLDTNRTVSTFVFGVIERALIPFGLHHIFYSPFWFEFGQYTSAAGELVRGDQSIFFAQLKDGVEFTAGNFMTGKFPFMMFGLPAAALAIYHTAKPERKKVVAGIMGSAALTSFLTGITEPIEFSFLFVAPLLFAIHTVFAGLSFMTMYLLDVKIGMTFSGGLIDFLLFGVMPNRTDWWWVIIIGLVFSVIYYFGFRWAILKFNLATPGREDEMDDDGDVAEVGDLPYEVLSAMGGQENITNLDACITRLRVSVDDIKNVDKNRLKKLGASGVMEVGNNIQAIFGPKSDTLRGQIQDIIDGKTPRKQEDISKILDEANDAVTPMTADLDFVSPITGEIMSITDVPDQVFSEKMMGDGFAIKPSEGTIVSPVNGKIVNIFPTKHAIGIMAENGTEILIHIGIDTVNLKGEGFTAKVEEGAEVKQGQALMEVDLAYIEENATSTVTPVIFTNLSEGQSVELKAKGTVQQTDKDILAIK from the coding sequence ATGTTTAAAAATGCATTTGGTACCTTACAAAAAGTCGGTAAGGCCCTCATGTTACCGGTAGCCTTGCTACCTGCTGCAGGTATTTTACTTGCTTTCGGAACGAGCTTTGCTCAAGAACAATGGATTGATAAATTTCCATGGTTTGGAAATCCAGTTGTCCTAAAAGTCTTAGAAGTGATGGCGGCGGCTGGTGGAGTCGTTTTCGATAATCTGCCGTTACTATTTGCCGTTGGGGTAGCCATCGGGCTAGCTGGTGGAGATGGTGTTGCAGGTCTTGCTGCGATTATCGGGTATCTCATTATGAATAAAACAATGGGAGTTTTTGGTGGGGTTACAGCAGAAATGACTGACAACCCAGCATATGCTGCCGTTCTAGGTATCCCAACCCTGCAAACAGGTGTTTTTGGTGGTATTATTGTCGGGGTTCTCGCCTCGTATATGTATCGAAGATTTTTCAATATTGAGTTGCCACAGTTTTTAGGATTCTTTGCTGGTAAACGATTTGTGCCAATTATCACAGCGTTCTCATCTGTCTTTTTGGGGATTTTAATGTACTGGATATGGCCATTTGCACAAGAAGGCCTTAATAACTTATCTCACTTAATGCTCGATACAAACCGTACAGTTTCTACATTCGTGTTTGGTGTAATTGAACGTGCATTGATTCCATTTGGTTTACATCATATTTTCTACTCTCCATTCTGGTTTGAGTTCGGTCAATATACGAGCGCGGCAGGAGAGCTTGTACGTGGTGATCAAAGTATTTTCTTCGCTCAGCTGAAAGATGGAGTAGAATTCACCGCTGGTAACTTTATGACGGGTAAGTTCCCGTTCATGATGTTTGGTTTACCAGCTGCAGCATTGGCGATTTACCACACAGCTAAACCAGAAAGAAAGAAAGTTGTAGCTGGTATCATGGGTTCTGCCGCTTTAACTTCTTTCCTAACAGGTATTACAGAGCCGATTGAATTCTCATTCCTATTCGTGGCTCCATTATTATTTGCGATTCACACTGTTTTTGCTGGTCTATCCTTTATGACGATGTATCTTCTAGACGTCAAAATTGGGATGACTTTCTCTGGTGGTTTAATCGACTTCCTGTTATTCGGTGTTATGCCGAACCGAACGGACTGGTGGTGGGTAATCATCATTGGTCTTGTATTCTCTGTGATCTATTACTTTGGATTCCGTTGGGCGATTCTTAAGTTCAACCTTGCAACGCCAGGTCGCGAAGACGAAATGGATGACGATGGAGACGTAGCTGAAGTAGGAGATCTTCCGTATGAAGTCCTTTCAGCAATGGGTGGTCAAGAGAACATTACGAACCTAGATGCATGTATTACACGACTACGTGTTAGTGTTGATGACATTAAAAATGTCGACAAGAACCGTTTGAAAAAATTAGGGGCTTCTGGTGTCATGGAAGTCGGAAATAACATTCAAGCTATTTTCGGGCCAAAATCTGACACGTTACGTGGACAAATCCAAGATATTATCGATGGAAAAACACCGCGTAAACAAGAAGATATATCTAAAATTCTGGATGAAGCGAATGATGCTGTTACTCCAATGACTGCAGATTTAGATTTCGTTAGTCCTATTACAGGGGAAATTATGAGCATCACTGATGTTCCAGATCAAGTATTCTCTGAAAAAATGATGGGCGATGGATTTGCAATTAAGCCATCAGAAGGTACCATTGTTTCACCGGTAAACGGAAAAATCGTGAACATTTTCCCTACAAAGCATGCGATTGGCATTATGGCGGAGAATGGAACAGAGATCTTAATCCATATCGGTATTGATACTGTAAACCTAAAAGGGGAAGGCTTTACTGCGAAAGTTGAAGAAGGCGCTGAGGTGAAGCAAGGTCAAGCTCTAATGGAAGTAGACCTAGCATACATTGAGGAAAACGCAACTTCTACTGTAACACCAGTTATCTTCACGAACCTTTCAGAAGGTCAGTCTGTAGAATTGAAAGCAAAAGGTACCGTTCAACAGACAGATAAAGATATCCTTGCTATTAAATAA
- a CDS encoding FtsB family cell division protein codes for MTRKEQKSVARINSSYMKQYDVHLKRQQKKRKRLYRRLVLFTILAMLVFGSLIAYHVNQQIVYAEKKEQYEKMKEEMASLEKEEQDLKQEVQLLQDEEYVKEIARTNYFFSKKGEIIFKLPEEDPSY; via the coding sequence GTGACACGAAAAGAACAAAAATCCGTTGCAAGAATTAATTCTAGCTATATGAAGCAGTACGACGTTCATTTGAAAAGACAGCAGAAAAAGAGAAAAAGACTCTATCGCCGGCTAGTGCTATTTACGATACTAGCTATGCTCGTATTTGGTTCTCTTATTGCCTATCATGTAAATCAACAAATTGTATATGCAGAAAAGAAAGAACAATATGAGAAAATGAAAGAAGAAATGGCTTCCCTTGAAAAAGAAGAGCAGGATCTGAAACAGGAAGTCCAATTACTCCAAGATGAAGAATACGTGAAAGAAATTGCGCGAACCAATTATTTTTTCTCGAAAAAGGGAGAAATTATTTTTAAACTTCCTGAGGAAGACCCGTCTTATTGA
- a CDS encoding S1 domain-containing RNA-binding protein, translating into MSIEVGSKLQGKVTGITNFGAFVELPGGTTGLVHISEVADNYVKDINEHLTVGDEVTVKVINVEDDGKIGLSIKKAKETANTGRRKPHQKNNRERTETFEAKMNRFLKDSEDRLASLKKNTESKRGGRGARKG; encoded by the coding sequence ATGTCAATCGAAGTAGGCAGCAAGTTACAGGGTAAGGTAACCGGAATCACTAATTTTGGAGCATTCGTTGAGTTACCGGGTGGAACAACAGGGCTGGTTCATATTAGTGAGGTTGCTGATAACTACGTGAAAGACATTAATGAACATTTAACAGTCGGAGACGAAGTAACGGTTAAAGTCATTAATGTAGAAGATGATGGAAAGATCGGCTTATCCATTAAAAAGGCGAAAGAAACAGCAAATACTGGTCGCCGCAAGCCACACCAAAAAAATAACCGCGAACGCACAGAGACATTTGAGGCAAAAATGAATCGATTTCTTAAAGACTCCGAGGACCGTTTAGCTTCTTTGAAGAAGAATACGGAATCGAAACGCGGAGGTCGAGGAGCTAGAAAAGGTTAA
- a CDS encoding histidine phosphatase family protein yields MQMIGLVRHGETDWNVAGKLQGKTDVPLNERGIAQAKACKEHFKHEDWDLLVSSPLKRAKKTAEIINEALQLPFYEMEDFKERSFGEAEGLLAEERNSLYPNRDYPGAESFEAFQARVMNGLSLLNSKYPNKRILLVAHGAVIGCILSILSKGTLNSKNTRLHNAGWSRIQYIDDAWQVHDVNQVNHLTNL; encoded by the coding sequence ATACAGATGATTGGTTTAGTCCGACATGGCGAAACAGACTGGAATGTGGCAGGGAAACTACAAGGGAAAACAGACGTACCTTTAAATGAACGCGGAATTGCCCAAGCAAAAGCATGTAAGGAACATTTTAAGCATGAGGATTGGGACCTATTAGTCTCGAGTCCTTTAAAACGAGCTAAGAAAACAGCTGAAATCATAAATGAAGCCCTCCAACTACCTTTTTATGAAATGGAGGACTTTAAAGAACGTTCTTTTGGAGAAGCAGAAGGGTTACTAGCAGAAGAGCGAAATAGCTTGTACCCAAATCGCGACTATCCTGGAGCGGAAAGCTTTGAGGCGTTTCAAGCTAGAGTGATGAACGGCTTAAGTTTATTAAACAGCAAATATCCAAACAAGCGAATCCTGCTCGTCGCTCATGGTGCCGTCATTGGATGTATCCTTTCCATATTGTCTAAAGGAACTTTAAATTCAAAGAACACGAGATTACATAATGCTGGTTGGAGTAGAATTCAATACATTGATGATGCATGGCAAGTACACGATGTGAATCAAGTCAATCACCTTACCAACTTATAA
- a CDS encoding putative polysaccharide biosynthesis protein yields the protein MEQTTKQLFRGALLLTIAGLISKIISAGYRIPLQNITGDLGFYMYQQVYPILGISLTLSLYGFPAAISKLVASRKEEGEWLSVRSFYIPLFGLLFFINGILFIILYFGSNKIAAWMGDPNLAQAFRVAAFPFLLVPFTSLFRGVSQGLNDMRPTATSQVLEQIIRVIVILFFAVIVVQANGDLYGVAVGAGIGATIAAGIAACWLAWMWLRSQEFTWQKMSFSWRTYSQTIFGYGFFICLNYMMLLLLQLADSLTVVNGLIDHGLPTLGAKEWKGVLDRGYPLVQLGTVLGSSLALALIPSVTKKRYQRAPKSFQLHMESALRFSIYIASACSFGLMAIMPLANQMLYETNEGVQSLQVLAFTILFASTALTASSILQGLGFIYRTAVFVMIAFFIKYIGNLMFIPQFGIMGSALATVFAVFMLCMINVYVLKRKVAGIRWFPIPFARFAISLLIMTGFVFAMNKVYAYSPFLNSRIETALFVVFTCVLAAFLYFVLLIRLHALEESDLRELPFADLLIEIQRWRFRP from the coding sequence ATGGAACAGACAACGAAGCAATTGTTTAGAGGTGCTTTATTACTCACTATTGCAGGACTCATTAGTAAAATCATTAGTGCTGGCTACCGGATTCCACTTCAAAATATTACAGGGGATCTGGGTTTTTATATGTATCAACAGGTTTATCCGATTTTAGGAATATCCCTTACACTTTCTTTATATGGCTTTCCGGCTGCTATTTCAAAGCTTGTGGCAAGTCGCAAGGAAGAGGGAGAGTGGTTATCTGTAAGGAGCTTCTACATTCCGTTGTTTGGATTGCTTTTTTTCATAAATGGGATATTGTTTATTATCCTTTATTTTGGCTCTAACAAAATAGCAGCTTGGATGGGGGATCCGAACCTTGCGCAAGCATTTCGGGTAGCCGCTTTTCCCTTTTTACTTGTACCGTTTACCTCATTATTTCGTGGGGTGTCTCAAGGACTTAATGATATGAGGCCCACTGCTACTTCTCAAGTGTTGGAACAGATTATAAGGGTTATTGTCATTCTATTTTTTGCAGTTATAGTCGTCCAAGCTAATGGAGACTTATATGGCGTTGCAGTAGGGGCGGGAATAGGAGCAACAATTGCGGCAGGAATTGCAGCTTGTTGGTTGGCGTGGATGTGGCTTCGTTCACAAGAATTCACGTGGCAGAAAATGAGCTTTTCGTGGAGGACATATAGTCAAACCATTTTTGGTTACGGATTTTTCATTTGTCTAAACTATATGATGTTGCTATTGCTTCAACTAGCGGATTCCTTAACTGTTGTGAATGGGTTAATAGACCACGGTTTACCTACGTTAGGAGCAAAGGAATGGAAGGGAGTATTGGACAGGGGTTATCCACTCGTTCAGTTAGGCACCGTTTTAGGATCGTCTTTAGCCTTGGCCTTGATTCCATCCGTAACGAAGAAGCGTTACCAGCGTGCACCCAAGTCCTTTCAGTTGCATATGGAAAGCGCGCTTCGTTTTAGTATATACATAGCAAGCGCTTGTTCTTTTGGATTGATGGCGATCATGCCTTTAGCTAACCAAATGCTCTACGAAACGAATGAAGGTGTACAAAGTCTTCAAGTATTAGCCTTTACAATCCTTTTTGCATCCACTGCTTTAACGGCATCATCTATTTTACAAGGATTAGGATTCATCTATCGTACGGCAGTCTTTGTCATGATTGCCTTTTTTATAAAGTATATCGGTAATCTGATGTTCATTCCGCAATTTGGCATCATGGGGTCTGCTCTCGCAACGGTATTTGCGGTATTTATGTTATGTATGATCAATGTTTACGTATTGAAGAGGAAAGTAGCGGGAATTCGATGGTTTCCGATTCCATTCGCACGCTTCGCTATCTCTTTGCTTATCATGACTGGGTTTGTTTTCGCGATGAACAAGGTTTATGCATACAGCCCATTTCTCAATAGTCGGATAGAGACTGCCTTGTTTGTGGTCTTTACTTGTGTCCTTGCCGCTTTTTTATACTTTGTTTTACTCATCCGTCTGCACGCCTTGGAAGAGTCTGATCTTCGAGAGCTGCCATTTGCGGATCTACTTATAGAAATTCAGAGATGGAGGTTTCGTCCATGA
- the yabN gene encoding bifunctional methyltransferase/pyrophosphohydrolase YabN produces MNQIEVIGLGAGDIDQLPLGIYKKLTTSQKPIFVRTVDHPVIQTLEQEGVTFKGYDSVYEAHAEFGDVYQAIVEDLLHQAKSDSLIYAVPGHPMLAEKTVQLLEDQTEVNVTIVGGQSYLDDLFTALRMDPIEGFQFVDATSFSRFELNYLQHIVFCQVYDSFVASEVKLALLEDLNPEHPITIVDAVGSNQEKILRVPLVELDQTVSLSNLTSIYVPPVKREQLPHQFFRLREVIAQLRGPNGCPWDKEQTHESLRNYLLEEAYEFIEAVDDLDDDGMIEELGDVLLQVMLHSQIGEDEGYFTVDDVIESITEKMIRRHPHVFGDTVASSSEKVVQNWDEIKRAEKTERTSLMDAVPKHMSGLLEAEQIQKQAAKVGFDWQDPEPMWEKIKEEMEEVKQAIATQDEKEIEKEFGDVLFAIVNLTRYYKINPELAVKQTNRKFKQRFTFMEQEIKKNNEQLSELTLERLDQYWDKAKQAERKEGNS; encoded by the coding sequence ATGAATCAAATAGAAGTAATTGGATTAGGGGCAGGCGATATTGATCAATTGCCTTTGGGTATTTATAAAAAATTAACAACATCGCAAAAGCCGATTTTTGTTCGGACGGTGGACCATCCTGTTATTCAAACATTGGAACAAGAGGGTGTTACTTTTAAAGGGTATGATTCCGTCTATGAGGCGCATGCGGAATTTGGGGATGTCTATCAAGCGATTGTAGAAGACCTTCTTCATCAGGCGAAGAGTGACTCGCTAATCTATGCCGTACCGGGTCACCCTATGCTAGCAGAAAAAACAGTGCAATTATTAGAGGATCAAACCGAAGTTAACGTGACGATTGTTGGTGGTCAAAGCTATTTAGATGATTTATTCACAGCTTTAAGAATGGATCCCATCGAAGGCTTTCAATTCGTGGATGCCACCTCCTTTAGCCGATTTGAATTAAATTACTTGCAGCATATTGTCTTTTGCCAAGTATATGATTCCTTCGTCGCATCAGAGGTGAAGCTTGCCCTACTAGAAGATTTAAATCCGGAGCATCCAATTACCATTGTCGATGCAGTAGGTAGTAACCAAGAGAAAATACTTCGTGTCCCGTTAGTAGAATTAGATCAGACGGTAAGCCTCAGTAATTTAACGAGTATTTATGTTCCCCCAGTAAAGAGGGAGCAGCTTCCACATCAATTTTTCCGTCTTCGCGAGGTCATTGCCCAATTACGGGGGCCTAATGGCTGTCCTTGGGATAAGGAACAAACCCATGAATCACTGCGCAACTATTTGTTAGAGGAAGCATATGAATTTATAGAAGCGGTAGATGACCTTGATGATGATGGAATGATTGAAGAACTAGGAGACGTTTTACTACAGGTCATGCTTCATAGCCAGATAGGGGAAGATGAAGGGTACTTTACAGTCGATGATGTCATTGAATCGATCACGGAGAAAATGATTAGAAGACACCCACACGTGTTTGGCGATACTGTTGCTTCCTCATCGGAAAAGGTTGTCCAAAATTGGGACGAAATCAAAAGAGCAGAAAAAACGGAACGAACTTCCCTGATGGATGCCGTTCCGAAACATATGTCAGGCTTACTTGAGGCTGAACAAATTCAAAAGCAAGCAGCAAAGGTTGGATTCGATTGGCAGGATCCTGAACCTATGTGGGAGAAAATAAAAGAAGAAATGGAAGAAGTGAAACAAGCGATAGCTACCCAAGATGAAAAAGAAATAGAAAAAGAATTTGGTGATGTGTTATTTGCTATCGTCAATCTAACAAGATATTATAAAATAAATCCAGAACTTGCTGTTAAGCAAACCAACCGAAAATTTAAACAACGATTTACGTTTATGGAACAGGAAATAAAAAAGAACAATGAACAGCTTTCAGAATTAACATTAGAGCGATTAGATCAGTATTGGGATAAAGCAAAACAAGCAGAGCGAAAAGAGGGGAATTCATAA
- the yabQ gene encoding spore cortex biosynthesis protein YabQ, whose translation MTLTVQFLTIISMIAGGIYLGIAIETFRRFEGAWKKRKVFSYIIEICFWLLQSLILFYLLFRVNQGELRFYILLALLCGYSAYNALLKSYYQRLLERMIVSCLSIYRFLYRMVHLFFIRPIIRIFQLILSILFALWGGLVWVAVLLYKIVFYPIRLIGMFIWRLVPKNAKNKISHLAGFYSKIKNKIVNWKHSDKKDE comes from the coding sequence ATGACCTTAACCGTTCAATTCCTAACAATTATCTCCATGATCGCCGGAGGAATTTATTTAGGAATCGCGATTGAAACGTTTCGACGATTTGAGGGAGCTTGGAAAAAACGTAAAGTCTTTTCTTATATAATAGAAATCTGTTTTTGGCTGCTGCAATCGCTAATCTTGTTTTACTTATTGTTTCGAGTAAATCAAGGGGAACTTCGGTTTTATATACTTTTAGCTTTATTGTGTGGCTACTCAGCTTACAATGCTTTACTCAAAAGTTATTATCAACGGTTATTAGAGAGAATGATAGTCTCTTGTCTTTCGATTTATCGCTTCTTATATCGAATGGTTCACCTATTCTTTATTCGACCTATAATCCGTATTTTTCAGCTCATCCTCTCCATTTTATTTGCTCTATGGGGAGGATTAGTATGGGTAGCTGTTTTGTTGTACAAGATCGTATTCTATCCGATTCGACTGATTGGGATGTTCATATGGCGACTCGTACCGAAAAATGCGAAAAATAAAATATCCCATTTAGCAGGATTTTATAGTAAAATAAAGAATAAAATAGTCAACTGGAAACATTCAGATAAGAAGGATGAATAA
- a CDS encoding NUDIX hydrolase: MSEKLDVWSEDGAFIKVEDRETVHLEGLWHQTFHCWIVRNELDQRMVLFQLRHPEKDISANKLDISAAGHLEAGETPEDGVRELEEELGIHLDFHDLISVGLIKETIVEKPYVDRERCHVFIGQCNQSTLEYAVQETEVSGLFEIPAKDMLELLEGKRKTVTGEGFTILHSTKRQETKDFMIEDFVAHQKSYYQEVFQRILAL; encoded by the coding sequence GTGTCAGAAAAACTTGATGTTTGGTCTGAGGATGGGGCTTTTATTAAAGTGGAGGACCGGGAAACGGTCCATTTAGAAGGGTTATGGCATCAAACCTTTCATTGTTGGATTGTTCGAAATGAACTTGATCAACGAATGGTCCTTTTCCAGCTACGGCATCCGGAAAAGGATATTTCAGCAAACAAATTAGACATTAGTGCAGCGGGTCACTTAGAAGCAGGAGAAACTCCAGAGGATGGCGTCCGTGAACTGGAGGAGGAACTAGGTATTCACCTCGATTTCCATGACTTAATATCGGTGGGACTTATCAAAGAGACTATTGTAGAAAAGCCCTATGTGGATAGAGAGCGTTGCCATGTGTTCATTGGGCAATGTAATCAATCTACTTTGGAATATGCCGTGCAAGAAACAGAAGTTTCGGGGTTATTTGAAATACCAGCGAAGGATATGCTCGAGCTTTTGGAAGGGAAGCGAAAAACAGTAACGGGAGAAGGTTTTACCATACTGCACTCCACAAAGAGGCAAGAAACAAAAGACTTTATGATCGAGGACTTTGTTGCTCATCAGAAAAGCTATTATCAGGAAGTATTTCAGAGAATATTAGCTTTATAA